The stretch of DNA CGCCCGCGCCGGTCATCAACCTCACCCGCCGGCGCGCCTTCGAGATGTTCCGGGACGGTATGAGCATCGCCGAAGTCGCCCAGGAGATCGCACGGGCGCCCGGGACGGCGGCGCAATACCTGGCGGACTACATCGAAGAGACCGGCCCTGCGAGCGTCGATCCCTGGATATCGCCGGAGACCTACCGGCGCGTTGCGCAGGCCGCGGCCACGGAAGGGATGGAGCGTCTGAAGCCGGTGTTCGAGGCCCTCGGCGGTGACGTCTCCTACGAGGACATCCGCATCGTCCTCGCGCACCTCCGTTCCCGGAAGCCCGCGGCGCGCGTCCGTCTCTCCTAGCCCGCGCGGCCCCTGATCGCGTTGCCGGCGCCGACGGGCCGGCATTGCCGCGGCTGCAACGCCGCGCACGCAGCGAGCATATGCCCATTCCCCCGATGACGCCGGGGCCACGCGGGCCGCGGACCTAAGGCGAGCGTTGCGGTCAACGTGAAGAACGGCACTACAGGTATCGGGCCGAATGGCCCTCCCCCCTGAGTCCACCCGCATCTAGGTGCTCCTGAATGCCCTCGTGAAGATTGACACAGGCAATTGTCTCCAGTTTTCGAGAAGGGAGAGTTTGGACATGCCTGAGGATTGGGGTACCTACGGCAACCGCCCCCAGGGCGCGAACAAGCGCCTTGTGGGCGTCCTCGCCGTCGGCGTTCTCGTCATCGGCATCGCCATCGGTCTGGTGATCGGTGGCGGTGGCGGTGATGGTGGCGGTGGCGGGGTTAGTGGCGACCTTGGAGAGATAGCGAAGGCGCGCGGCCTGACGCCCGAGGACACGCAGAACGCGCTCTCACAGTTCGTGCCGCCCGGCAAGTACGACGACTACGTGATGATCGCCTCCGGTGGCCATTCCGGGCAGGTGTTGGTCATCGGCGTCCCGTCGATGCGCATCCTGAAGGTCATCGGCGTCTTTACGCCGGAGCCGTGGCAGGGCTTCGCCTACGGCGCCGACTGGGGCAACGAGGTCATCGAGAAGGGCAACAGGCCGGGCGAGGACCTCGCGTGGGGCGACACACACCACCCTGCGATCAGCGAGACGAACGGCGAGTACGACGGGCGCTGGGCCTACATCAACGACCGCGCCAACGGCCGCATGGCGATGATCGACCTCAGGGACCTGCGCACCAAGCAGATCATCGCCGTCCCGAACATCCAGACCTCGCATGGCGGCATGTTCGTCACGCCGAACTCGGAGTACGTCCACGTCTCCTCGAAGTTCCCGATGGTCTGGCCGCCCGGGACCTACGCGGACCTCAGCCAGTACAAGGAGCGCTACCGCGGCGCTTCCACCTGGCTGAAGATCGACCAGCGCACCGGGAAGATCAACCTGGAGGAGAGCTTCCAGATCGAAATCCCGCCCTACATGCAGGACCTGGCTGACGCCGGGAAGAAGGTCAGCCACGGCTGGGGCTTCATCGGTTCCTTCAACACCGAGATGGCCATTGGCGGCAACGCCGAGGGCCGCGCGCCGATGGAAGCCGGTATGTCGCAGAACAACTTCGACTTCCTGCACCTGATCAACTGGCAGAAGGCCGAGCAGGTGGTCGCGGCCGGCAAGTTCGAGCGGATTAATGGCATCAGGGTCATACGCATGCAGACG from Dehalococcoidia bacterium encodes:
- a CDS encoding helix-turn-helix domain-containing protein, producing PAPVINLTRRRAFEMFRDGMSIAEVAQEIARAPGTAAQYLADYIEETGPASVDPWISPETYRRVAQAAATEGMERLKPVFEALGGDVSYEDIRIVLAHLRSRKPAARVRLS